AGCTTTAGGAATTCGATTACGAGTTGGCCGCCGTTAAGGATAGCCATCGGTTTCAGCCGGAAGCCTGCCGGCAACCCGACAGATGCACTAGAGTTCAAGTCGATTTTTGTGAGGGAACGAAGTGCGGATGGGCGCGTCAGCGAGCGGACCAGCGTTGTCATCACCACCAACCTCAGCTTTAGCGAATGGGCAACCCTCGTCGGGAGACGATGACTGCTCGACGTCGGACCACCACAATCGGTGTCAACGTTCCGATGCTTTCTCGCGGATCTTGGCTCCTTCCACCTATCTAGGTGTTTTCCGAACGAAGGCTCAGCTTGCGTGACGCATCCTCTGTGCTACTAGGTGTAGGCCGGACGCTCGGGGGGCGCTGTTGTCGATGCGGAATTTGGCAATCAAGCTCAGCAGTTCCTCAGCATCTGCGGCAAGTGCTTCGGCTGACGCCGTGGTGGCCGTGGCCAGATTCCGGGAACCTCTGCACGACCTGTCCTTAAGGATTACGGGCGGTTGCGTGCAGCTCAATGACGACTTCAGGACAATGCAACCTTAGGGGAACCGCACTCACCTGATCGACGGCCTTTGGATGGTTCGGGCGCGCTTTTTCAAACGGCGACTGCGTTCCATCAATGAGCGGATCACAACGTGCGAATTTATCGGTCGAGTTGACGGGCGCCTTCTGCGGAACGCCCAATAACAGCCCGACATATGAGACGAATGGCGCCGTCTGAGCAACGGCGCCGGCGCGTTTTTAGGGCTGCGCCTTCACTGGCAGCCGGAATGGAACGCCTAGCCGGTTAAACGCATTCATAGCCGCGATTGTGATTGTAAGATCTACCAAATCTTTGGGCTCGAAGACTGCCGAAGCAGCAGCATAGGCTTGCTCAGAAGCATGGGTCTCGCTGACGAGCGTCACCTCCTCGGCCCAGGCCAGCGCCGCGCGGTACTGTTCGGGGAAAAGGTGCGGCACCTCTTCCCATACCGGGACCAGAGTGACTTTGTCGGCGGCCATCGTCTTAAGTAGATCGCGGGTATGCAAATCGATACAATGTGCGCAGCCATTAATCTGCGATACGCGCAGGAACACGAGATGGATAAGTTCCTCAGTCAGGTTCGTGTTGTGTGTAATGTAGTGA
This genomic window from Sinorhizobium sp. B11 contains:
- a CDS encoding carboxymuconolactone decarboxylase family protein; its protein translation is MNETTRLNWYEIAPAGAKALFGVHHYITHNTNLTEELIHLVFLRVSQINGCAHCIDLHTRDLLKTMAADKVTLVPVWEEVPHLFPEQYRAALAWAEEVTLVSETHASEQAYAAASAVFEPKDLVDLTITIAAMNAFNRLGVPFRLPVKAQP